Below is a window of Planococcus rifietoensis DNA.
TAAAGCCTTTGTCGAAAATGCGCGGCAAGTCGTGTTCCGGTATCCCCGGCCCCTCGTCTTGAACCCTTAGGATGCTATGGCCCGTACTGTCTGTGCGCGCTGAAATGTGGATCGTTCTACCTTCGGGGCTGTACTTCACTGCGTTCGATAAAATTTGGCGCAAGACGAAGCGGCCCCATTTCTTATCGCTTAAGACGTTTATGTCCAACCCGTCCAATTCAATTTCCAAATCTTTTTCCCTGCACCAAGCCATCAATTCACGGACCTCAGGAGCCACAACATCTTTTAACATCAAACTATCCACTGCGTAATCGGCCTCTAGAGAAGACAGCCGCGATATGTATAATTGTTGGTCGACCAGCAAGAAAAGGCGCAACCATTCCGCTTCGATCCGCTGCATGCCGGGAGCTGAGCGATTCGAGTCGATCAACAGGCGGATCGCCGTCAACGGCGCTTTCGCTTCATGGACCCATGCCGCTGTGTAATCTGCTTGAATGAGGTTCTGCTGGCGCAATTCATTTAATTGCGCCGCCATCGATGCGGCAGCTGCCTGCAGCACTTGGTTCATCTGCTCATCTCGCTTGAACTTCGCTTCAGGCAACAGTTCATGCCAATCGGCTGCCGCTTCGCCTTCCAAACGCACCAGTTGCCGGCTATAGGCCGTTTCTCTTCTGTAGCGCCAGATGATGAACAGCGCCAGTGCAATGAGCAGCAACGCATTCATATAAAGCAGCGAAGAAAGTTCGACCGCAAGGCCTGCATCGAGCCACAGCAATACGTCCGCTGCTCCCAAAGCCGCAATAAAATAGAAGACCCAGCTTTTCATATCGTTCACATAAGCCCAAAACATCGAATCCCTCTTTTCTATAAGGTGACGGCCACGTAGCCCAAGCCTTTTTTCGTCAAAATGGCATCGCCGAGTCCTAAATCCGTCAATTTTTGGCGCAGCCGCGTGACGTTGACAGTCAAGGTGTTGTCGTTAACGAACCGCTCGTCATCCCATAGCTTGCGGATGATCTCATCACGGGAGACGATTTCATCTTTCGCTTCAACGAGGACCGTTAAAATGAAAAATTCATTTTTCGTCAGTTCAGCTTCCTTGCCGTCGAGCCGGATGATGCCGCGCTTCAGATCGATCATAGCCCCGTTCCATTCCAATACGTCTGAAGTTTCTTCGCCGTATGAATACACCCGTCTCAAGGTCGCTTGGATTTTTGCCAATAACACATCGGAGTGAAACGGCTTTTGGACATAATCATCTGCGCCCATCTGCATCGACATGACCATGTCCATCGGGTGGTCGCGCGAAGACAGGAAAATGATCGGCACTTTCGAAATCGCCCGGATTTCACGGCACCAATGAAAGCCGTCATACACCGGCAACTGGATGTCCATGATGACCAATTGCGGCTGCTCAGTCATAAAACTACCCAGGACATCGTCGAAAGAATCAGGGCCGACCACTTGCATCCCCCATTTGCCCAAGCTTTCCTTCAACGATTGGAAAATCGCCTGATCGTCTTCCACGATGAAAATCTTCATGTCCATTCCGCGCACTTCCTTTCGTTCCGATTGTCTCCTTCATTCTAATGGAAATTCGAATGGACAGGAAATGAGAACCCAAATACGCTCTGCTTACTATGGCGAAAAGGAGCATTATCTTATTTTCTGCTAAGC
It encodes the following:
- a CDS encoding sensor histidine kinase — protein: MFWAYVNDMKSWVFYFIAALGAADVLLWLDAGLAVELSSLLYMNALLLIALALFIIWRYRRETAYSRQLVRLEGEAAADWHELLPEAKFKRDEQMNQVLQAAAASMAAQLNELRQQNLIQADYTAAWVHEAKAPLTAIRLLIDSNRSAPGMQRIEAEWLRLFLLVDQQLYISRLSSLEADYAVDSLMLKDVVAPEVRELMAWCREKDLEIELDGLDINVLSDKKWGRFVLRQILSNAVKYSPEGRTIHISARTDSTGHSILRVQDEGPGIPEHDLPRIFDKGFTGGTGRLHNAATGLGLYLAKTVSDKIGITLSADSRTGHGTTMEIAFPLENDFDHIRK
- a CDS encoding response regulator transcription factor, whose protein sequence is MDMKIFIVEDDQAIFQSLKESLGKWGMQVVGPDSFDDVLGSFMTEQPQLVIMDIQLPVYDGFHWCREIRAISKVPIIFLSSRDHPMDMVMSMQMGADDYVQKPFHSDVLLAKIQATLRRVYSYGEETSDVLEWNGAMIDLKRGIIRLDGKEAELTKNEFFILTVLVEAKDEIVSRDEIIRKLWDDERFVNDNTLTVNVTRLRQKLTDLGLGDAILTKKGLGYVAVTL